Proteins from one Solenopsis invicta isolate M01_SB chromosome 11, UNIL_Sinv_3.0, whole genome shotgun sequence genomic window:
- the LOC105200665 gene encoding uncharacterized protein LOC105200665 isoform X2 codes for MDNGSRILDIFNKMQNFPPLNATGNNIGRTWCTWKQKFLSFLQKEDPKELYKNQWTIILLMLIGPLGEEAYKNLPQTQDKIQTKDLKVVLRELDIHFIFGVRLKQINESIEKYIDSLMLVAIASNHSDPVSIVKEKIIEDIKNYNFTDKAKVLVRSKGEDLVSYLQSLDLNKITLFWKQCEKLMSPKNHEEVQRQSTSTSQPEIECIRCGTCHSRNRCPAHGLRCDNCKGYNHFTDYCKVKFVSNCTKCGTHHVQSRCLAFGELCANCGKMNHFSWLCQVPVINDCLRCGRDHAISMCPAQGHVCSRCKKPNHFKEKCLSK; via the exons atgg ATAATGGAAGTCGGATACTGGACATATTTAACAAAATGCAAAACTTTCCTCCATTAAATGCCACAGGAAATAACATTGGCAGAACTTGGTGTACATGGAAAcagaaatttttgtcttttctACAGAAAGAAGATcccaaagaattatataaaaatcaatggacaattatattgttaatgttGATTGGACCTCTTGGAGAAGAAGCATATAAGAATCTTCCTCAAACACAAGATAAAATTCAGACAAAAGATCTGAAAGTAGTTTTACGTGAGTTGGATATACATTTCATTTTTGGAGTTAGATTGAAGCAGATTAATGAAAGCATTGAGAAATATATTGATAGCTTAATG ctTGTTGCTATTGCAAGCAATCATAGTGATCCTGTGAGCATTGTGAAGGAGAAAATCAtagaagatattaaaaattacaactttaCGGATAAAGCTAAGGTTCTTGTACGATCCAAGGGAGAAGATCTAGTATCGTACTTACAATCGTTGGATCTTAATAAAATTACCCTATTTTGGAAACAATGTGAGAAACTTATGTCGCCGAAGAATCACGAGGAAGTACAAAGACAGTCCACTTCTACTTCACAACCCGAAATCGAATGCATTCGTTGCGGTACCTGTCATAGCAGAAATCGTTGTCCTGCTCATGGACTTCGATGTGACAATTGTAAAGGATACAATCACTTTACGGATTATTGTAAGGTAAAATTCGTATCCAATTGTACTAAGTGTGGAACGCATCACGTTCAGTCACGCTGTCTCGCTTTTGGCGAATTGTGCGCAAATTGTGGCAAGATGAACCATTTCTCGTGGTTGTGTCAAGTTCCCGTTATAAACGATTGCCTTAGATGTGGTAGGGATCATGCTATATCCATGTGTCCAGCACAAGGCCACGTATGCTCTCGATGTAAAAAACCAAATCATTTCAAGGAAAAATGTTTGAGCAAATGA
- the LOC105200665 gene encoding uncharacterized protein LOC105200665 isoform X7, producing MDNGSRILDIFNKMQNFPPLNATGNNIGRTWCTWKQKFLSFLQKEDPKELYKNQWTIILLMLIGPLGEEAYKNLPQTQDKIQTKDLKVVLRELDIHFIFGVRLKQINESIEKYIDSLMLVAIASNHSDPVSIVKEKIIEDIKNYNFTDKAKVLVRSKGEDLVSYLQSLDLNKITLFWKQCEKLMSPKNHEEVQRQSTSTSQPEIECIRCGTCHSRNRCPAHGLRCDNCKGYNHFTDYCKLVLGSHYVYGLAHRPHNLLRFPNAFPVSVPSVT from the exons atgg ATAATGGAAGTCGGATACTGGACATATTTAACAAAATGCAAAACTTTCCTCCATTAAATGCCACAGGAAATAACATTGGCAGAACTTGGTGTACATGGAAAcagaaatttttgtcttttctACAGAAAGAAGATcccaaagaattatataaaaatcaatggacaattatattgttaatgttGATTGGACCTCTTGGAGAAGAAGCATATAAGAATCTTCCTCAAACACAAGATAAAATTCAGACAAAAGATCTGAAAGTAGTTTTACGTGAGTTGGATATACATTTCATTTTTGGAGTTAGATTGAAGCAGATTAATGAAAGCATTGAGAAATATATTGATAGCTTAATG ctTGTTGCTATTGCAAGCAATCATAGTGATCCTGTGAGCATTGTGAAGGAGAAAATCAtagaagatattaaaaattacaactttaCGGATAAAGCTAAGGTTCTTGTACGATCCAAGGGAGAAGATCTAGTATCGTACTTACAATCGTTGGATCTTAATAAAATTACCCTATTTTGGAAACAATGTGAGAAACTTATGTCGCCGAAGAATCACGAGGAAGTACAAAGACAGTCCACTTCTACTTCACAACCCGAAATCGAATGCATTCGTTGCGGTACCTGTCATAGCAGAAATCGTTGTCCTGCTCATGGACTTCGATGTGACAATTGTAAAGGATACAATCACTTTACGGATTATTGTAAG CTCGTTCTGGGTTCGCATTACGTCTATGGCCTTGCGCACAGGCCGCACAATCTGCTGCGCTTTCCGAACGCCTTCCCAGTCTCTGTGCCGTCTGTCACCTGA